Proteins from a single region of Anthonomus grandis grandis chromosome 10, icAntGran1.3, whole genome shotgun sequence:
- the LOC126741275 gene encoding metallophosphoesterase 1-like: MIRQIFGFSIKVLVGMVLLLFYCEFLVYYIKQINCTWPTMDPSKVDKNITKSIEEPVKIMVIADTHLLGSLRGHWFDKLRREWQMYRAFQTAITLHKPDVVFVLGDLLDEGQICNDVEFDYYIRRFYDLFKLPKDIQMHVVVGNHDIGFHYRVTPYLKERFDKAFNSTAVRLINIRGNNFVLVNSVALEGDGCFLCKPAELELAKIAAKLKCSQNMTKSCPFEDIPNYSRPILMQHYPLYRKSDEKCSDFDAAPFPEREEPFREKWECISKKATHQLLKQVRPRLVLSGHTHHGCTRKLPKPVQDGIEITIPSFSWRNKNNPNYLLGVFTTNNYAVTKCEMPRENDIINSYIFGFASWLFGCIIYTIVLRIKKKRVLLAIKIE; encoded by the coding sequence ATGATCAGACAGATTTTTGGGTTTTCTATTAAAGTTTTGGTAGGGATGGTGTTATTACTGTTTTATTGTGAATTTCTTGTGTATTATATAAAGCAAATAAACTGTACATGGCCCACAATGGATCCTTCGAAGgtagataaaaatattaccaaaagtATTGAGGAACCAGTCAAGATTATGGTGATTGCAGACACGCATTTGTTAGGATCACTGAGGGGACACTGGTTTGACAAACTAAGAAGGGAGTGGCAGATGTATAGAGCATTTCAAACTGCTATAACATTGCATAAACCTGATGTTGTATTTGTCTTAGGGGATCTTCTAGATGAAGGCCAAATATGTAATGATGTAGAGTTTGACTATTACATACGAAGGTTTTATGACCTTTTTAAACTACCTAAAGATATTCAAATGCATGTTGTGGTAGGAAATCATGATATTGGATTTCATTATAGGGTTACTCCATacttaaaagaaagatttgacaAGGCTTTTAATTCCACTGCAGTTCGACTAATAAACATAAGAGGAAATAACTTTGTACTGGTAAACAGTGTTGCACTAGAAGGTGATGGATGTTTCTTATGTAAACCTGCTGAACTGGAATTGGCCAAAATTGCAGCCAAATTAAAATGTTCACAGAACATGACAAAGTCCTGTCCTTTTGAAGATATTCCAAATTACAGTAGACCAATTCTTATGCAACATTATCCCTTGTATCGCAAATCAGATGAGAAATGCTCAGATTTTGATGCAGCGCCTTTTCCAGAACGAGAAGAACCTTTTAGAGAAAAATGGGAATGTATTAGCAAAAAAGCTACCCATCAGTTGCTGAAACAAGTGAGGCCCCGTTTAGTTCTTAGCGGACACACTCATCACGGATGTACTAGAAAACTTCCCAAGCCAGTTCAAGATGGGATCGAAATTACAATACCTAGTTTTAGTTGGAGAAACAAAAATAACCCAAATTATTTATTGGGTGTTTTTACCACCAATAATTATGCTGTGACAAAATGTGAAATGCCTAGGGAAAATGATATTATTAACAGCTATATATTTGGTTTTGCCAGTTGGTTATTTGGGTGTATTATCTATACAATAGTGCtaaggattaaaaaaaagaggGTATTGTTGGCAATAAAAATCGAATGA